The following proteins are encoded in a genomic region of Alistipes shahii WAL 8301:
- a CDS encoding S8 family serine peptidase: MTRTTTLWSLLLLSAALSLGSCTKDATEQATGPEPEAKAASKLVFSSENAVRGELLVCFGEEAVAGIESSVMQVTRSGGVATRSGIADFDAVLGSIGVKALQRLFPVDERNEERTRAAGLHRWYVVEFDAAADLDKAALDMARIAEVSKVEFNQQLMHVHEGRVIPLAETGAAPQTRAAVGFNDPHLGKQWHYINTGDKSIYSKIKAGADVNCDEAWKLCTGDPRVIVAVVDNCVQWDHPDLAANMWTNTAELNGSEGRDDDSNGYADDIHGFNFVDNTTLTISTKGDAPDHGTHVAGTVAAVNNNGTGVAGIAGGSGKNDGVKIMSCQIFHDKDGGDVAMAAKAIKYAADNGAAIIQCSYGYPAGSVTSDAAYSSGASAEKQAIDYFIAKQNCAAVSGGLAIFAAGNDMTGMSSYPGAYRDYISVTAMSCDYTPAYYTNYGPGCNIAAPGGDAYQSYLENINTGASEVLSTVNGGKYGYMQGTSMACPHVSGVAALGLSYALQLGKTFTQNEFTTLLLTSVNDINQYCTGTKQYFTDKGSLATLDLSQYKKGMGTGYIDAYQVLMNVRGITCIPIPVGSQYTLNLQPYLGGGNLDLKITEISISAEDMDRLGISANPTIFANQIILKCTKPGSAVVRIKLLAGNGNNSGMNGMPITKEFAFIAREVHSQNGGWL; encoded by the coding sequence ATGACAAGGACAACAACTTTATGGAGCCTGCTGCTCCTGTCTGCGGCGCTCTCCCTGGGGTCGTGCACCAAGGATGCGACGGAGCAGGCGACGGGTCCCGAACCGGAAGCGAAAGCGGCCTCCAAACTCGTATTCTCGTCGGAGAACGCCGTCAGGGGCGAACTGCTGGTCTGCTTCGGCGAAGAGGCCGTAGCGGGCATCGAATCGTCGGTCATGCAGGTTACGCGTTCGGGCGGCGTCGCCACCCGTTCGGGCATCGCCGATTTCGACGCCGTGCTCGGCAGCATCGGGGTAAAGGCGTTACAGCGTCTGTTCCCGGTAGACGAACGGAACGAGGAGCGCACGCGCGCCGCCGGCCTGCACCGCTGGTACGTCGTGGAGTTCGACGCCGCCGCCGATCTCGACAAGGCGGCCCTCGACATGGCCCGGATCGCCGAAGTGAGCAAGGTGGAATTCAACCAGCAGCTGATGCACGTGCACGAAGGCCGGGTCATCCCGCTGGCCGAAACCGGCGCTGCGCCGCAGACCCGTGCGGCCGTCGGGTTCAACGATCCCCACCTGGGCAAACAATGGCACTACATCAACACCGGCGACAAGTCGATCTATTCGAAGATCAAGGCGGGAGCCGATGTCAACTGCGACGAGGCTTGGAAGCTCTGCACGGGCGACCCGCGCGTTATCGTCGCGGTCGTGGACAACTGCGTGCAGTGGGACCATCCCGACCTGGCCGCCAACATGTGGACCAACACCGCCGAGCTGAACGGCTCGGAAGGCCGTGACGACGACTCGAACGGCTATGCCGACGACATACACGGGTTCAACTTCGTCGACAATACGACGCTGACCATCAGCACCAAAGGCGATGCACCGGACCACGGCACGCACGTGGCAGGAACGGTCGCAGCCGTGAACAACAACGGCACGGGCGTCGCAGGCATCGCAGGCGGCTCGGGCAAAAACGACGGCGTGAAGATCATGTCCTGTCAGATTTTCCACGACAAAGACGGCGGCGACGTGGCCATGGCGGCCAAGGCCATCAAATACGCCGCCGACAACGGCGCGGCGATCATCCAGTGCAGCTACGGCTACCCTGCCGGCTCGGTAACCTCCGACGCGGCCTATTCCAGCGGCGCCAGCGCCGAGAAGCAGGCCATCGACTACTTCATCGCCAAACAGAACTGTGCGGCCGTCAGCGGCGGACTGGCCATATTCGCCGCCGGCAACGACATGACCGGCATGTCGAGCTACCCCGGCGCTTACCGCGACTACATCTCCGTAACGGCCATGTCGTGCGACTACACCCCGGCCTACTACACCAACTACGGTCCCGGCTGCAACATTGCGGCTCCCGGCGGCGACGCCTACCAGTCGTATCTGGAAAACATAAATACCGGAGCGTCCGAGGTGTTATCGACCGTCAACGGCGGAAAATACGGCTACATGCAGGGCACGTCGATGGCCTGCCCCCACGTTTCGGGCGTGGCGGCGCTCGGGCTGTCCTATGCGCTGCAACTCGGCAAGACCTTCACCCAGAACGAATTCACGACGCTGCTGCTGACATCGGTAAACGACATCAACCAATACTGCACCGGAACGAAACAGTATTTCACCGACAAGGGCAGCCTGGCGACGCTCGACCTGTCGCAGTACAAAAAGGGGATGGGCACGGGTTACATCGACGCCTACCAGGTGCTGATGAACGTCCGCGGCATCACCTGCATCCCGATTCCCGTCGGCAGCCAGTACACGCTGAACCTGCAACCGTACCTCGGCGGCGGAAATCTGGACCTGAAGATTACGGAAATCTCCATTTCGGCCGAAGACATGGACCGGCTGGGCATTTCGGCGAACCCGACCATATTCGCCAACCAGATCATCCTCAAGTGCACCAAACCCGGTTCGGCGGTGGTCCGGATCAAGCTGCTCGCCGGAAACGGTAACAACAGCGGAATGAACGGCATGCCGATCACGAAGGAATTCGCCTTCATCGCACGTGAGGTTCATTCCCAGAACGGAGGTTGGTTATAA
- a CDS encoding site-specific integrase — protein sequence MRSTFKVLFYVKKGSEKPNGNLPLMCRITVDGEIKQFSCKMDVPPRLWDVKNSRASGKSVEAQRINLAVDKIRVEVNRRYQELMQTDGYVTAAKLKDAYLGIGIKQETLLKLFEQHNAEFEKKVGHSRAQGTFTRYRTVCNHIREFLPHTYKREDIPLKELNLTFINDFEYFLRTEKKCRTNTVWGYMIALKHIVSIARNDGRLPFNPFAGYINSPESVDRGYLTQTEIQTLMDAPMKNATHELVRDLFVFSVFTGLAYSDVKNLTTDHLQTFFDGNLWIITRRKKTNTESNIRLLDVPKRIIEKYKGLARDGHVFPVPSNGSCNKILKEIGRQCGFKVRLTYHVARHTNATTVLLSHGVPIETVSRLLGHTNIKTTQIYAKITAQKISQDMETLSHKLEDMEKNICRAI from the coding sequence ATGCGTAGTACATTCAAGGTATTATTTTACGTGAAGAAAGGCAGCGAGAAGCCGAACGGCAACCTGCCTCTGATGTGCCGTATCACGGTGGACGGCGAGATTAAACAGTTCAGTTGCAAGATGGACGTTCCCCCACGGTTGTGGGACGTGAAGAACAGCCGTGCTTCGGGCAAGAGCGTCGAAGCGCAGAGAATCAACCTTGCGGTAGATAAAATCCGTGTGGAGGTAAACCGCCGCTACCAAGAACTGATGCAGACGGACGGATATGTTACCGCCGCCAAACTCAAAGACGCCTATCTCGGTATCGGCATCAAGCAGGAAACTTTGCTGAAGCTGTTCGAGCAGCACAACGCCGAGTTCGAGAAGAAAGTCGGGCACAGCAGGGCGCAGGGTACATTCACCCGTTATCGGACGGTCTGCAACCATATTCGGGAGTTTTTGCCCCACACCTACAAGCGTGAGGACATTCCGTTAAAGGAACTCAACCTCACTTTCATCAACGATTTCGAGTATTTTCTGCGCACGGAGAAGAAATGCCGCACTAATACCGTGTGGGGCTACATGATTGCGTTGAAACACATCGTTTCGATAGCGAGGAACGACGGGCGTTTGCCCTTTAATCCCTTTGCCGGATATATCAACTCTCCCGAAAGCGTGGACAGGGGCTACCTCACCCAAACGGAGATACAGACGCTCATGGACGCACCCATGAAGAACGCCACCCACGAGCTTGTACGGGACTTGTTCGTCTTTTCGGTGTTCACGGGTTTGGCGTATTCGGACGTGAAGAACCTCACCACCGACCACCTACAAACATTCTTCGACGGCAACCTTTGGATAATCACCCGAAGAAAGAAGACCAACACCGAATCGAACATCCGCCTTTTAGACGTTCCCAAACGTATCATCGAAAAGTACAAGGGACTGGCAAGGGACGGTCATGTTTTCCCCGTTCCGAGTAACGGAAGTTGCAACAAGATACTTAAAGAGATAGGCAGACAATGCGGCTTCAAGGTACGTTTGACCTATCATGTGGCACGCCACACGAACGCTACGACCGTACTTTTATCGCACGGCGTACCCATCGAAACGGTGAGCCGTCTTTTGGGGCATACCAACATAAAGACCACCCAAATTTACGCCAAAATCACCGCCCAGAAGATAAGCCAAGACATGGAAACCTTGTCGCACAAGTTGGAAGATATGGAGAAGAATATCTGTCGAGCCATCTAA
- a CDS encoding RagB/SusD family nutrient uptake outer membrane protein has translation MKMNNILKTTALLLGSSVLLSGCIKETFPESGYATSDQTAESPFAKEGLITAMPTVLITNYIDLGEHIDFGYPGIFGATDRMVGEVFPVSGNLPGGNQYYDRWQAWLYPGNSTGLAANGKMSPFFYTNYYKFIFTANEAIDIANQSEGAEEMMGIAKTFRALCYLDLARLYDALPAKAPERPAYETELEAVKGLTVPIVREDTSMEELENNPRVSREEMFKFIFEDLNTAETLLANYTPATKNLPSLAVIYGLKARAYLWLGGFTESYAEVPTGDAAYRLAAEYARKAIDASGCTIMTESQWLDPKTGFNTVNSSWMWAMIQTTDTVLNNLLSWSAHMATEAIWGYGYGAQPGISVFSYNRISSGDFRKKSFVGADRSFDAIAPYTTLTEEEFATIAPYASFKFHAANGEKRNYSTGNVTSIPMMRVEEMYLIEAEATAHYDATTGKSLLQSFMANRDPAYTVPAANDLIDEIIFQKRIEFWGEGVIFYDLKRLNIGMHNGDTGTNAPPMAQLSTDGRAPWWNCVFPLNAVQQNKALAGKNNPNPTQTVKSVK, from the coding sequence ATGAAAATGAACAACATACTGAAAACAACGGCGCTGCTTCTCGGTTCATCCGTGCTTCTTTCGGGCTGTATCAAGGAGACCTTCCCCGAAAGCGGATACGCCACCAGCGATCAGACTGCCGAATCTCCGTTCGCAAAGGAGGGTCTTATCACTGCGATGCCGACGGTGCTCATCACCAACTATATAGACCTCGGCGAGCACATCGACTTCGGCTACCCGGGCATCTTCGGCGCCACCGACCGCATGGTCGGCGAGGTGTTCCCCGTCAGCGGCAACCTGCCGGGCGGCAACCAGTACTACGACCGCTGGCAGGCATGGCTCTATCCGGGCAACTCGACCGGATTGGCAGCGAACGGCAAGATGTCCCCGTTCTTCTACACCAACTATTACAAGTTCATCTTCACGGCCAATGAGGCCATCGACATCGCAAACCAGAGCGAAGGCGCAGAGGAGATGATGGGCATTGCCAAGACTTTCCGCGCGCTCTGCTACCTCGACCTGGCCCGTCTCTACGACGCGCTGCCGGCCAAGGCTCCCGAACGTCCCGCCTACGAGACCGAGCTGGAAGCCGTCAAGGGGCTGACCGTTCCCATCGTCCGGGAAGATACGAGCATGGAGGAACTGGAGAACAACCCGCGCGTATCGCGTGAGGAGATGTTCAAGTTCATCTTCGAGGACCTCAACACCGCCGAGACCCTGCTGGCCAACTATACGCCGGCGACGAAAAACCTGCCCTCGCTGGCCGTGATCTACGGACTCAAGGCCCGCGCCTACCTCTGGCTGGGCGGATTCACCGAATCGTATGCGGAAGTTCCGACCGGCGACGCCGCTTACCGTCTGGCCGCCGAATACGCCCGCAAGGCCATCGACGCTTCGGGCTGCACGATTATGACCGAAAGCCAGTGGCTCGACCCGAAGACCGGGTTCAACACGGTCAATTCGTCGTGGATGTGGGCCATGATCCAGACCACCGACACCGTGCTCAACAACCTGCTGTCGTGGTCGGCCCACATGGCGACCGAGGCTATCTGGGGTTACGGCTACGGAGCGCAGCCGGGTATCTCGGTATTCAGCTACAACCGCATTTCGTCGGGCGACTTCCGCAAAAAGAGCTTTGTCGGAGCCGACCGCTCGTTCGACGCCATCGCGCCCTATACGACCCTGACCGAGGAGGAGTTCGCAACGATAGCCCCCTACGCATCGTTTAAGTTCCACGCGGCCAACGGCGAAAAACGAAACTATTCCACGGGTAACGTGACGAGCATCCCGATGATGCGTGTCGAGGAGATGTACCTGATCGAGGCCGAGGCTACGGCGCACTACGACGCCACCACCGGCAAGTCGCTGTTGCAGTCGTTCATGGCCAACCGCGATCCGGCCTATACGGTTCCGGCGGCCAACGACCTGATCGACGAGATCATTTTCCAGAAGCGGATCGAGTTCTGGGGCGAGGGCGTCATCTTCTACGACCTGAAGCGTCTGAACATCGGCATGCACAACGGCGACACCGGCACGAACGCTCCCCCGATGGCCCAGCTTTCCACGGACGGACGCGCCCCCTGGTGGAACTGCGTGTTCCCGCTGAACGCCGTACAGCAGAATAAGGCGCTTGCGGGCAAGAACAACCCCAACCCGACCCAAACGGTCAAGTCTGTTAAATAA
- a CDS encoding SusC/RagA family TonB-linked outer membrane protein, giving the protein MVRKILLSLIALLGGGILLSLAQSKQISGTVTGPDGKPVAGATVMVDGSHVGTTSNGDGSFTITAPGNGSLVVSFIGYETQKVAIGGKTRINISLKEDAQAIDDVIVVAFGTAKKDAFTGAAKVIKSDDLIKTQSSNVGDALVGKIAGVQFSSASGRPGSGQKIYVRGYGSMNAKNDPLWVVDGVPYEGDINNINAADIESISVLKDAASNALYGSRGANGVIMVTTKRAKAGEATVTFDGKWGINTRALQTYDIVEDAGEYYEMHYKSLYNYYTLDQKYTPLAANIAANKLLTSNDPGGLGYNVFTVPDGQNLIGENGRLNPRAKQGRLVTDAKGQQFYLQPDNWLDEIYKSSSFRQEYNVSVSGATDRANFFASLGYLDNTGIVDGSSNERYTARLRADYQAKKWLKVGGNMSYTHFVWNNGNQTNDDGEGQGEGNADGGNAFATAIRMAPIYPVYMRDGNGNIMIDEYGFKMYDTGDGRNGGALRTNGGKSNDLQDIQLNKYINEGNAFMANGFADFSLYKGLKLTLNGSVSLDETRGTQVSNPYYGQFAESGGAVFKSHSREIAYNMQQFLTYTNTFADVHNLDLLFGHEMYNRKSYGLYGSKTMMFSPDNTELSGAVVDSSRSGSSVLEYNNEGYFFRGQYDYDNRIYFSGSYRRDASSRFHPDHRWGNFWSLGAAWIINRESWFNASWVNMLKVKASYGSQGNDNLGSKAESYYRYTDYREILSSGDGVTSVLYQKGNPDITWETNANLNVGVEFGLWDNRLSGSIDVFNRKTTDMLFELATPIESGYTTIFTNIGDMVNRGLEIELNADLIRTKNLVWDFSLNMTHYKNKVTHLPEQFKNNTTADGKHVGRWQDTKFLTEGESVFSFYVPTYAGVDPETGKSLWYTYKTDDAGNKERIKTSDYSVASQEGREMHGDALPDVYGGFGTSLRFYGVDFSIGFTYQLGGQVLDQGYRFYMNSPAGTSTGNNYHHDLLNSWTPENSGSNIPRFAYNDSNQAAVSDRFLTSASYLNIQNITLGYTLPKRITRKFLVENLRIYLACDNVWYWSKRQGLDPRQSINGITNPYYYAPIRTFSGGVTVTF; this is encoded by the coding sequence ATGGTAAGAAAAATTCTACTATCGTTAATTGCTTTATTGGGGGGGGGAATATTACTCTCGCTGGCCCAGAGTAAGCAAATTTCCGGAACAGTCACCGGTCCCGACGGGAAACCGGTCGCCGGAGCAACGGTTATGGTCGACGGCTCGCATGTCGGCACGACCTCAAACGGAGACGGTAGCTTCACCATCACGGCTCCCGGAAACGGATCGCTGGTCGTATCCTTCATCGGCTATGAAACCCAGAAGGTGGCCATCGGAGGCAAGACCCGAATCAACATCTCGCTCAAAGAAGACGCACAGGCCATCGACGACGTGATCGTAGTGGCCTTCGGTACAGCCAAGAAAGACGCCTTCACCGGAGCGGCGAAGGTGATCAAATCCGACGATCTGATAAAAACGCAGTCTTCGAACGTCGGGGATGCCCTCGTCGGCAAAATCGCCGGCGTGCAGTTCTCCTCCGCCTCGGGCCGTCCGGGTTCCGGTCAGAAGATTTACGTGCGCGGCTACGGTTCGATGAATGCCAAAAACGACCCGCTCTGGGTTGTAGACGGCGTGCCCTACGAAGGTGACATCAACAACATCAACGCTGCCGACATCGAGTCGATCAGCGTCCTCAAGGACGCCGCGTCGAACGCCCTGTACGGCTCCCGCGGCGCGAACGGCGTAATCATGGTCACGACCAAGCGTGCGAAGGCCGGCGAGGCCACCGTGACTTTCGACGGCAAGTGGGGCATCAACACCCGTGCGTTGCAGACCTACGACATCGTGGAGGATGCGGGCGAATACTACGAGATGCACTACAAGTCGCTGTACAACTATTACACGCTCGACCAGAAGTACACTCCCCTGGCCGCCAACATCGCCGCCAACAAGCTGCTGACGTCGAACGATCCCGGCGGTCTGGGTTACAACGTCTTCACCGTGCCCGACGGCCAGAACCTCATCGGCGAAAACGGCCGTCTCAATCCGCGTGCGAAGCAGGGCCGCCTGGTAACCGACGCCAAGGGCCAGCAGTTCTACCTGCAACCCGACAACTGGCTCGACGAAATCTACAAATCGTCGTCGTTCCGTCAGGAGTACAACGTCAGCGTTTCCGGCGCGACGGACCGCGCCAATTTCTTCGCATCGCTCGGCTATCTGGACAACACGGGTATCGTCGACGGTTCGAGCAACGAGCGCTACACCGCCCGTCTGCGCGCGGACTACCAGGCCAAAAAGTGGCTGAAAGTCGGCGGTAACATGTCCTACACCCATTTCGTCTGGAACAACGGCAACCAAACCAACGACGACGGCGAAGGTCAGGGCGAAGGCAACGCCGACGGCGGAAACGCATTCGCCACGGCGATCCGCATGGCGCCGATCTATCCGGTCTACATGCGCGACGGCAACGGCAACATTATGATCGACGAGTACGGATTCAAGATGTACGATACCGGCGACGGCCGCAACGGCGGCGCACTGCGCACCAACGGCGGGAAGAGCAACGACCTGCAGGACATTCAGCTCAACAAATACATCAACGAGGGCAATGCCTTCATGGCCAACGGTTTTGCCGATTTCTCCCTGTACAAGGGCCTGAAACTGACCCTCAACGGAAGCGTGTCGCTCGACGAAACCCGCGGTACGCAGGTGTCGAACCCCTACTACGGACAGTTCGCCGAATCGGGCGGCGCCGTTTTCAAGAGCCACAGTCGGGAGATCGCCTACAACATGCAGCAGTTCCTGACCTACACCAACACCTTCGCCGACGTCCACAACCTCGACCTGCTCTTCGGCCATGAAATGTACAACCGCAAATCCTACGGTCTGTACGGCTCGAAGACCATGATGTTCTCGCCGGACAACACCGAACTCAGCGGCGCCGTCGTCGACTCGTCGCGGTCGGGTTCGTCGGTTCTGGAGTACAACAACGAGGGCTACTTCTTCCGCGGACAGTACGACTACGACAACCGCATCTATTTCTCGGGATCGTACCGCCGCGACGCATCGTCGCGCTTCCACCCCGACCACCGCTGGGGCAACTTCTGGTCGCTCGGCGCAGCCTGGATCATCAACCGCGAGAGCTGGTTCAACGCTTCGTGGGTCAACATGCTGAAGGTCAAAGCATCGTACGGTTCGCAGGGTAACGACAACCTCGGATCGAAAGCGGAATCCTACTACCGCTATACCGACTACCGCGAGATCCTGAGCAGCGGCGACGGCGTTACGAGCGTACTCTACCAGAAAGGCAACCCCGACATCACCTGGGAGACCAACGCCAACCTCAATGTCGGCGTAGAGTTCGGCCTCTGGGACAACCGTCTGTCGGGTAGCATCGATGTCTTCAACCGCAAGACCACCGACATGCTGTTCGAGCTGGCCACTCCGATCGAGTCGGGTTACACGACCATTTTCACCAACATCGGCGACATGGTCAACCGCGGTCTCGAAATCGAACTGAACGCAGACCTGATCCGGACCAAAAACCTCGTGTGGGACTTCTCGCTCAACATGACCCACTACAAGAACAAGGTGACCCACCTGCCGGAGCAGTTCAAAAACAACACGACGGCCGACGGCAAACACGTGGGCCGCTGGCAGGACACCAAATTCCTCACCGAAGGGGAATCCGTCTTCTCGTTCTACGTTCCGACCTACGCGGGAGTAGACCCCGAGACCGGAAAATCGCTGTGGTACACCTACAAGACCGATGATGCCGGCAACAAGGAGCGCATCAAGACCTCCGATTACTCGGTGGCCTCGCAGGAGGGCCGCGAAATGCACGGAGACGCCCTGCCGGACGTTTACGGCGGTTTCGGCACGTCGCTGCGCTTCTACGGCGTCGATTTCTCGATCGGCTTCACCTACCAGCTCGGCGGACAGGTTCTCGACCAGGGCTACAGGTTCTACATGAACTCCCCGGCAGGAACGTCGACCGGAAACAACTACCACCACGACCTGCTCAATTCGTGGACTCCCGAGAACTCCGGTTCGAACATTCCGCGTTTTGCTTACAACGACTCGAATCAGGCAGCCGTCTCGGACCGTTTCCTCACCAGCGCATCGTACCTGAACATCCAGAACATCACGCTCGGATATACGCTGCCCAAGCGTATCACGCGCAAGTTCCTCGTCGAGAATCTGCGTATCTACCTCGCCTGCGACAATGTATGGTACTGGTCCAAGCGTCAGGGTCTCGACCCGCGTCAGTCCATCAACGGAATCACGAACCCGTACTACTACGCCCCGATTCGCACCTTCTCGGGCGGTGTAACCGTAACGTTCTAA